One genomic window of Magnolia sinica isolate HGM2019 chromosome 3, MsV1, whole genome shotgun sequence includes the following:
- the LOC131241320 gene encoding uncharacterized protein LOC131241320: MAFPIFFPEIAFVTGASRIGLSSNRNCKIIPKNSSRCGETRSRLSVTDLEVRVSGSVRDASICRHFSAPARPSSPSPSKHKAGGGNDDKQNYYMNTGYAIRTLREEFPELFYRELSFDIYRDDIVFKDPLNTFAGIENYKLIFWALRFHGRIFFKALWVDIISVWQPVEKVIMIRWTVHGIPRVPWESLGRFDGTSEYKLDKDGKIYEHRVDNVALNSPPSKFRVLSVEGLIQALGCPSTPKPTYFETSLSPGIMSYVPFLVRFTWVRYYLAFNLTIAWRCGAGG, encoded by the exons ATGGCGTTTCCTATCTTCTTCCCCGAAATCGCCTTCGTTACGGGAGCTAGTCGTATCGGACTGTCTTCCAATCGCAACTGCAAAATCATCCCCAAAAACAGCAGCAGATGCGGAGAAACCAGGTCTCGATTGAGCGTCACGGATCTCGAGGTTAGGGTTTCGGGTTCCGTACGAGATGCGAGTATTTGTCGGCATTTCTCTGCTCCGGCACGGCCCAGCTCTCCTTCTCCTTCAAAACATAAGGCTGGAGGCGGCAACGACGATAAGCAGAACTACTACATGAATACGGGATATGCTATCCGTACTCTGCGAGAGGAGTTCCCAGAGCTCTTCTACAGGGAGCTCAGTTTTGATATCTACAG GGATGATATCGTCTTCAAAGATCCTCTCAACACGTTTGCAGGCATCGAGAACTACAAGCTTATTTTCTGGGCGCTGCGCTTCCATGGCAGGATATTCTTCAAGGCTTTGTGGGTCGACATCATTAGCGTCTGGCAGCCTGTCGAGAAAGTCATAATGATCCGTTGGACCGTCCATGGCATCCCTAGAGTCCCATGGGAAAGCCTTGGCCGCTTTGATGGCACCTCTGAGTACAAGCTAGATAAGGATGGCAAGATTTACGAGCACCGGGTTGACAATGTTGCTCTCAATTCTCCTCCTTCCAAGTTCCGAGTCTTATCTGTGGAAGGACTTATTCAAGCTCTTGGATGCCCATCAACACCAAAGCCGACCTATTTCGAGACCTCATTATCCCCAGGCATCATGTCTTATGTACCATTTCTTGTGAGATTTACATGGGTAAGGTACTATCTGGCGTTTAACCTTACAATTGCTTGGAGATGTGGTGCAGGTGGCTGA